Genomic DNA from Gemmatimonadota bacterium:
TCGACTGCATCGGCGAGTGGCACGGCGTGGACCTCGGGCGGGTCGAGGGCGACCATGGTGCCGAAGCGACGTTCGGCGACGCAGCGCACGGCGGCGGCGCCGAAGCGG
This window encodes:
- a CDS encoding 6-phosphofructokinase; translated protein: RFGAAAVRCVAERRFGTMVALDPPEVHAVPLADAVDRIKRVPLESDTVRTARDLGISLGD